The following proteins are encoded in a genomic region of Cryptomeria japonica chromosome 11, Sugi_1.0, whole genome shotgun sequence:
- the LOC131860078 gene encoding uncharacterized protein LOC131860078 → MAKRTAHQHKFILYKDLPLYECGRCREYGANCGYKCNKIDNSNCRFVLHKVCAKRSNVLSAPVFSRAKFDFQENCDHKMYSCTACERPIKGGFYRERNRPHMRLHPLCIRLPSRLNSPAHSHRLSLVSARGIYTCGCCKKWRNRVWRYQCKESACKFVVDLQCAKREIHGIPMSE, encoded by the coding sequence ATGGCAAAGCGCACAGCCCACCAGCACAAGTTCATCTTGTACAAGGACCTTCCATTGTACGAATGCGGGCGGTGCAGAGAATATGGAGCCAACTGTGGATATAAGTGCAACAAAATAGATAACTCAAACTGCCGGTTTGTTCTACACAAAGTGTGTGCCAAACGGTCCAACGTCTTGTCGGCCCCCGTTTTCAGCCGGGCTAAATTTGATTTCCAAGAAAATTGTGACCACAAAATGTATAGTTGCACAGCCTGTGAGAGGCCCATCAAAGGTGGGTTTTATAGAGAGCGTAATCGTCCCCATATGAGGCTTCATCCGCTCTGCATTAGACTTCCTTCACGGCTTAACTCTCCAGCTCATTCTCATCGCTTGAGTCTCGTTTCTGCCAGAGGAATATATACTTGCGGGTGTTGCAAGAAATGGAGAAATCGGGTTTGGAGATATCAATGTAAGGAAAGTGCATGCAAATTTGTAGTGGATTTGCAATGTGCGAAACGTGAAATCCATGGAATTCCAATGAGCGAGTAA